One genomic window of Polyodon spathula isolate WHYD16114869_AA chromosome 8, ASM1765450v1, whole genome shotgun sequence includes the following:
- the LOC121319112 gene encoding sulfotransferase 6B1-like has protein sequence MTEQSELIHTFNGIPFSTRVSKELLQSLDTFEAREDDVLLVSYPKSGTHWLAEIMKNLYHSHNEDSGVSKVTLTSPLEFGDLSKFDELRNLPNKRLIPTHLNYEMIPVQFKTKKCKIIYVIRNPKDTAVSLYHYYKQNPNLPKIEKWSSFLEMFLRGEVVCGSWIDHVLSWEKNTIDENVLVLYYESMKKDLPKYVKEISTFLGINVTEDQVKDISKKSSFSEMKDKAEKEKVNPNHTVCVLTSNKKLIFRKGTVGDWRKYFTNKQNVQFDELFKEKINSSILARSVEYERE, from the exons ATGACAGAACAGAGTGAGCTGATTCACACCTTCAATGGCATTCCATTTTCTACAAGAGTATCAAAAGAGCTCCTTCAGTCCCTGGACACCTTTGAAGCCAGAGAAGACGACGTGTTATTAGTTTCATATCCAAAATCAG GCACGCACTGGCTTGCAGAGATTATGAAGAATCTGTACCACAGCCACAATGAAGACAGTGGGGTTAGCAAAGTGACACTGACATCACCTTTGGAGTTCGGAGATCTCTCCAAATTCGATGAGCTGAGAAACCTCCCCAACAAGAGGCTCATCCCAACACACCTCAACTATGAGATGATCCCagtgcagttcaaaacaaaaaaatgcaag aTAATTTATGTGATCAGAAATCCTAAGGACACCGCTGTTTCATTGTACCATTATTACAAACAGAACCCCAATCTTCCCAAGATTGAGAAGTGGTCCtcctttttagaaatgtttttaagagGAGAAG ttgtgtgtGGTTCTTGGATTGATCATGTCCTTAGCTGGGAAAAGAATACAATTGATGAAAATGTCCTTGTTCTTTACTATGAGTCCATGAAGAAG GATCTTCCAAAATATGTCAAGGAGATCAGCACATTTTTGGGCATCAATGTCACTGAAGATCAAgtcaaagacatttcaaagaaatcttccttcagtgaaatgaaggacaaagcagagaaagagaaagtgaATCCAAACCACACGGTCTGCGTACTGACTTCCAACAAGAAGCTGATATTTAGGAAAG GAACTGTTGGAGACTGGAGAAAATATTTTACCAATAAGCAGAATGTCCAGTTTGATGAGCTGTTCAAGGAAAAAATTAACTCCAGCATCTTAGCAAGGAGTGTGGAATATGAGAGAGAATAG
- the LOC121320244 gene encoding sulfotransferase 6B1-like produces MPEQTELIHTFNGIPFSTRVSKELLQSLDTFEAREDDVLLVSYPKSGTHWLAEIMKNLYHSHNEDNGVSKVTLTSPLEFGDLSKFDELRNLPNKRLIPTHLNYEMIPVQFKTKKCKMIYVIRNPKDTAVSLYHYYKQNPNLPKIEKWSTFLEMFLKGEVVCGSWIDHVLSWEKSKTDENVLVLYYESLKQDLPKHVKEISTFLGINVTEDQVKDISKKSSFSEMKDKAEKEKVNPNHTVCVLTSNKKLIFRKGTVGDWKNHFTSKQNARFDELFSEKINSSELARRVEYES; encoded by the exons ATGCCAGAACAGACTGAGCTCATTCACACCTTCAATGGCATTCCATTTTCTACAAGAGTATCAAAAGAGCTCCTTCAGTCCCTGGACACCTTTGAAGCCAGAGAAGACGACGTGTTATTAGTTTCATATCCAAAATCAG GCACGCACTGGCTTGCAGAGATTATGAAGAATCTGTACCACAGCCACAATGAAGACAATGGGGTTAGCAAAGTGACACTGACATCACCTCTGGAGTTCGGAGATCTCTCCAAATTCGATGAGCTGAGAAACCTCCCCAACAAGAGGCTCATCCCAACACACCTCAACTATGAGATGATCCCagtgcagttcaaaacaaaaaaatgcaag ATGATTTATGTGATCAGAAATCCTAAGGACACCGCTGTTTCATTGTACCATTATTACAAGCAGAACCCCAATCTGCCCAAGATTGAGAAATGGTCCacctttttagaaatgttcttgaAAGGAGAAG ttgtATGCGGTTCCTGGATTGACCATGTCCTTAGCTGGGAAAAGAGCAAAACTGATGAAAATGTCCTTGTTCTGTACTACGAGTCCTTAAAGCAG gATCTTCCAAAACATGTCAAGGAGATCAGCACGTTTTTGGGCATCAATGTCACTGAAGATCAAgtcaaagacatttcaaagaaatcttcCTTCAGTGAAATGAAGGACAAGGCAGAGAAGGAGAAAGTGAATCCAAACCACACGGTCTGCGTACTGACTTCCAACAAGAAGCTGATATTTAGGAAAG GTACTGTTGGTGACTGGAAAAATCATTTCACTTCCAAGCAGAATGCCAGGTTTGACGAGCTGTTCAGTGAAAAAATCAACTCCAGTGAATTAGCAAGACGTGTGGAATATGAGAGTTAG